The Methanobrevibacter boviskoreani JH1 genome contains a region encoding:
- a CDS encoding PH domain-containing protein, whose amino-acid sequence MMFDDDEILANEEVLYEGKPSFIFFCKNVIIGFILISFILGSAMTVISSISNMQTYTLNFVNRPMAGIVALVIYGIVFLILIWMVWNLIKWYNINYIVTDRRIITKTGVIRQNKSYVSFKNIQDIQVSQTIFQKILGVGTIEIMSAYDNSDVSLKCISGPKDIEEIIFDGMNNISSSFNQGYPNDYYQNPNYGYNPQNNIKGDYIKENYPDYNPEEEYQKGRYYDSLSNLSNQPLDSYNDNEIYYNDYHDPDELDETINRAVRDLDGNLKFKDDKVMDNNIPRGYPRSNITYQGHSIEGQYGNLLNNRHSDSKVDYSGNYNNRNNYHRTNHNGKPYVNPNRNFDNRGSGNYNGNYGNVNYGNRGSGNYNENYDVNYNNRSNGTYDNRIDEDFNRYDNRANEYLNEDSSYHKHKQENHYKSNNKHNRIFNNDFHDAENNTREHENSEKTSSDVLAKHARKFRKN is encoded by the coding sequence ATGATGTTTGATGATGATGAAATATTAGCTAATGAAGAAGTATTATATGAAGGGAAACCTAGTTTCATATTTTTCTGTAAAAATGTTATAATAGGTTTTATTCTAATATCTTTTATATTAGGTAGTGCTATGACTGTAATCAGTTCCATTTCTAATATGCAGACATATACACTTAACTTCGTTAATCGTCCTATGGCTGGTATTGTGGCTTTAGTAATATATGGAATCGTATTTCTTATCCTTATCTGGATGGTTTGGAATCTGATCAAATGGTATAATATTAATTATATAGTCACCGATAGGAGAATTATTACTAAGACCGGTGTTATTAGACAAAACAAATCATATGTATCATTTAAAAATATTCAGGATATTCAGGTATCCCAAACTATTTTCCAGAAGATATTGGGCGTGGGCACTATTGAGATAATGAGTGCTTATGATAATAGTGATGTTTCATTAAAATGTATTAGTGGACCAAAGGATATTGAAGAGATCATATTTGATGGAATGAACAATATATCCTCCTCTTTCAATCAAGGATATCCTAACGATTATTATCAAAATCCTAACTATGGATATAATCCCCAGAACAATATAAAAGGGGATTATATTAAAGAAAACTATCCCGATTATAATCCCGAAGAGGAATATCAGAAAGGAAGATATTATGATTCCTTATCTAATTTAAGTAACCAACCATTAGATTCTTATAACGATAATGAAATCTATTATAATGATTATCATGATCCCGATGAACTTGATGAGACTATAAATCGTGCTGTAAGAGATTTGGATGGTAACCTAAAATTCAAGGATGACAAGGTCATGGACAACAATATTCCTAGGGGATATCCCAGATCCAATATTACTTATCAGGGTCATTCTATTGAAGGTCAATATGGCAATTTATTGAATAACCGACACTCAGATAGTAAAGTGGATTATAGTGGTAACTATAACAATAGAAACAATTATCATAGAACCAACCATAATGGAAAACCATATGTAAATCCTAACAGAAATTTTGATAATAGGGGCAGTGGAAATTATAATGGAAACTATGGTAACGTAAATTATGGTAATAGGGGCAGTGGAAATTATAATGAAAATTACGATGTAAATTATAATAATAGAAGCAATGGAACTTATGATAATAGGATAGATGAAGATTTCAATAGATATGATAACAGAGCTAATGAATATTTAAATGAGGATAGCAGTTATCACAAACATAAACAGGAGAATCATTACAAATCTAATAATAAACATAATCGGATATTTAATAATGACTTTCATGATGCTGAGAATAACACCAGGGAACATGAAAACAGTGAAAAAACAAGTAGTGACGTTTTAGCAAAACATGCTCGTAAATTTAGAAAAAATTAA
- a CDS encoding geranylgeranyl reductase family protein, translating into MLYDFDVAIVGGGPVGSSLAYRLALQDISVAVFDKKKFVGYPLQCAGILSKSVYELNDLPDDVIINKVKGAFLHSPNYTLKVEKNETEALIIDRVGYDQYLINRAVNHGVKVFLQHKVIDLNLKEGIVNTNKGEFKARIIVGADGCNSLVSKTMGNKLKYSPACQYLVRLGDSDTSKLSLSHVDVFVNSSVLPGFLWSIPLGDNLFRIGLFSDNKIKGDSNILDDFLNNGGEFENNNLNITYYEIIEKYRGNIPFYDKNKIIVKDRAILIGDAASQVKPTTGGGLIYGFSAIDIAVDTIKDTLLKDDVSVLKNYSKEFKKLYSGELNTEVKVHNTLNILSDRNLDYLFKKIKENNGEGLISEYGDMDKQSVLVKEVLKRGLLFKITPKVISSKISRIWS; encoded by the coding sequence ATGCTTTATGATTTTGATGTGGCGATAGTTGGTGGAGGACCTGTCGGTTCAAGTTTAGCTTATAGGCTTGCCCTTCAGGATATTTCCGTAGCTGTTTTTGATAAGAAGAAATTTGTTGGATACCCCCTACAATGTGCGGGAATATTAAGTAAATCAGTCTATGAGCTTAATGACTTACCAGATGACGTAATTATTAATAAGGTTAAAGGGGCGTTTTTACATTCACCAAACTATACCTTAAAAGTTGAAAAAAATGAGACCGAAGCTCTAATTATTGATAGGGTAGGATATGATCAGTATTTAATCAACCGTGCTGTAAACCATGGTGTTAAAGTATTCTTACAACATAAGGTAATTGATCTAAATCTCAAAGAAGGTATTGTAAACACTAATAAAGGGGAATTTAAAGCAAGGATAATTGTGGGTGCCGATGGCTGTAATTCACTTGTGTCTAAAACCATGGGAAATAAGTTAAAATATTCTCCGGCATGTCAATATCTAGTTAGATTAGGTGATAGTGATACCTCTAAATTAAGCTTGTCTCATGTTGATGTTTTTGTAAATAGTAGTGTTTTGCCTGGTTTCTTATGGTCCATACCCCTTGGGGATAATCTGTTTAGAATAGGTCTTTTCTCGGACAATAAAATCAAAGGGGATTCTAATATTCTTGATGATTTTTTAAATAATGGAGGAGAATTTGAAAATAATAATCTTAACATTACCTATTACGAGATAATTGAGAAATATCGTGGAAACATCCCATTTTATGATAAAAACAAGATTATTGTTAAAGATAGGGCTATTTTAATCGGTGATGCTGCAAGTCAGGTAAAACCTACAACCGGCGGTGGATTAATCTACGGATTTTCAGCCATAGACATTGCTGTAGATACGATTAAGGATACACTTTTAAAAGATGATGTAAGTGTTTTAAAGAATTATTCAAAGGAATTTAAAAAATTATACTCTGGAGAATTAAATACCGAGGTTAAGGTTCATAATACATTAAATATTCTATCTGATAGGAATCTTGACTATCTATTTAAAAAAATCAAGGAAAACAATGGTGAAGGACTTATCTCAGAATATGGGGATATGGATAAACAATCCGTTCTTGTAAAGGAAGTGTTAAAAAGAGGATTGTTATTTAAAATTACTCCAAAGGTCATATCAAGTAAAATATCCCGTATTTGGAGTTAA
- a CDS encoding TIGR01177 family methyltransferase codes for MELLLIQSQEHESLPIAELKAVLEAEDFRCNIEKIRPGLTILNSINPDEIDDIYKRLVERLAYTHQINQVISNSNLDDLKEDISKIDWNNIIDKTFVVRVKTFNKDVNVEDYERKIGSLILDNSENLKVNLTKPNTKIRLIVYENTVYICMEKYILNKKYFQDFKPHKRPFFHPGCMSPKLARCMVNLSRIKKGQLLLDPFCGTGGMLMEGGLIGARVVGTDIDWNMKNGSAINCEYAGVKDYKTYQVDINELKMYELCDAVVTDPPYGISTTTGGRNDLIFKDFLLAIKRNMKENALLVIASPHFVNIDQFLDEVGFKLLERYQIKMHKSLTRIISVIALDN; via the coding sequence ATGGAACTTCTTTTAATTCAATCTCAGGAACATGAATCTTTACCTATTGCAGAACTTAAAGCCGTTCTTGAAGCCGAAGATTTCAGGTGCAATATAGAGAAAATAAGACCCGGTTTAACGATTTTAAACTCAATCAATCCGGATGAGATCGATGACATTTATAAAAGGCTAGTTGAAAGGTTGGCATACACTCATCAAATCAATCAGGTAATATCCAATTCCAATTTGGATGATCTAAAAGAGGATATTTCCAAAATAGATTGGAATAATATAATTGATAAGACCTTTGTAGTTAGGGTTAAAACATTTAACAAAGATGTAAATGTTGAGGATTATGAAAGAAAGATAGGCAGTTTAATATTGGATAACTCTGAAAACCTTAAGGTGAATCTAACCAAACCAAATACAAAAATCAGGTTAATTGTATATGAAAATACTGTCTATATTTGTATGGAAAAATATATTTTAAATAAAAAGTATTTCCAGGATTTTAAGCCTCATAAAAGACCTTTTTTCCATCCAGGTTGCATGTCTCCGAAACTTGCAAGATGTATGGTTAATCTATCTAGAATAAAGAAAGGCCAATTACTTCTTGATCCATTCTGTGGTACCGGTGGCATGCTTATGGAAGGTGGATTGATAGGTGCAAGGGTAGTTGGAACAGATATTGACTGGAATATGAAGAATGGTTCCGCCATTAACTGTGAATATGCAGGTGTTAAGGATTATAAAACCTATCAAGTGGACATTAATGAACTTAAAATGTATGAGTTATGTGATGCGGTAGTAACTGATCCTCCCTATGGAATATCCACCACCACTGGTGGCCGTAATGATTTGATCTTTAAGGATTTTTTACTAGCAATAAAAAGAAACATGAAAGAAAATGCCCTTTTGGTCATTGCCAGTCCACATTTCGTTAACATAGATCAGTTTTTGGATGAGGTGGGCTTTAAATTATTAGAAAGATACCAGATTAAAATGCATAAAAGTCTAACACGTATCATTTCTGTAATAGCTCTGGATAATTAA
- a CDS encoding (R)-citramalate synthase has product MKINVLDTTLRDGEQTPGVSLTSNEKLRIAKKLDEIGVDIIEAGSAITSEGEKEAIRQITHQGLNAEISSFARSLKGDIDSCIDCDVDCVNLVVSTSDIHIKYKLNSSRDEVIENMVSNIEYAKDHGLIVELSAEDATRTDFEYLKKVFQTALDTGADRLCPCDTVGVLTPEKSYDFYNKLSFLDGPLSAHCHNDYGLAVANTLEAIRGGATIIHGTINGIGERAGNASLEEIVVALNNLYEGKYTTDIKINQLYNASKLVSRTTGVYLQPNKAIVGENVFAHESGIHADGVIKNASTYESITPELLGRHRKFVVGKHTGTKGLKNRLEELGIDVDKEQLLEIFKQVKDFSDKGKCLTDVDLQAISDKVLEKDMKQKVNLEEVTVVSGNNVTPTASVKLKTGDSEILESSTGLGPVDAAYNAVKKCLNEFSDVELEEFHVDAITGGADALIDVITKVSLGDKVISSRGTDSDIIIASVESYLTGVNRLLEENDEDL; this is encoded by the coding sequence ATGAAAATCAATGTATTAGATACGACTTTAAGAGATGGAGAGCAGACTCCAGGTGTTTCTTTAACATCAAATGAGAAATTAAGAATAGCAAAGAAATTAGATGAGATTGGAGTAGATATTATTGAAGCAGGTTCAGCTATTACTTCAGAAGGAGAAAAAGAAGCTATTCGTCAAATTACTCATCAGGGTTTAAATGCGGAAATATCAAGTTTTGCACGTTCTCTCAAGGGGGATATCGATTCATGTATTGACTGTGATGTGGATTGTGTGAATCTTGTTGTATCTACTAGTGATATTCATATTAAATATAAATTAAACTCAAGTCGGGATGAAGTTATAGAGAATATGGTTTCAAATATAGAATATGCAAAGGATCATGGTTTAATCGTGGAACTATCTGCCGAGGATGCAACAAGAACCGATTTTGAATATTTGAAGAAAGTATTCCAGACAGCATTGGATACAGGTGCTGACAGATTATGTCCATGTGATACCGTAGGGGTACTTACCCCTGAAAAGTCCTATGACTTCTATAATAAACTGTCCTTTTTAGACGGACCTCTAAGTGCACATTGTCATAACGACTATGGTCTTGCAGTTGCAAATACTCTGGAAGCTATACGTGGTGGAGCAACAATAATTCATGGAACTATCAATGGTATTGGTGAACGTGCAGGTAACGCGTCTTTGGAGGAGATTGTAGTTGCATTGAACAATCTTTATGAGGGAAAATATACTACCGATATTAAAATTAACCAATTGTACAATGCCTCAAAATTAGTATCAAGAACAACTGGAGTATATCTTCAACCTAATAAAGCTATTGTAGGTGAAAATGTCTTCGCACATGAATCAGGTATACATGCAGATGGTGTAATTAAGAATGCATCTACCTATGAGTCAATCACTCCCGAGTTATTGGGCCGTCACAGAAAATTTGTGGTAGGTAAACATACAGGAACCAAGGGATTAAAGAACCGCCTTGAAGAATTGGGTATTGATGTGGATAAGGAGCAGCTACTTGAAATTTTTAAACAGGTTAAGGACTTCTCCGATAAGGGCAAATGTTTAACTGATGTGGATCTTCAGGCCATATCTGATAAGGTTCTTGAAAAGGATATGAAACAGAAAGTAAATCTTGAAGAGGTAACTGTGGTGTCAGGTAATAATGTTACACCTACCGCATCTGTAAAACTTAAAACAGGTGATTCCGAGATTCTAGAATCCAGCACTGGTTTGGGTCCTGTTGATGCTGCATATAATGCAGTTAAAAAATGTCTTAATGAATTTTCAGATGTTGAATTAGAAGAGTTCCACGTAGATGCAATTACAGGTGGTGCAGACGCACTTATTGATGTAATTACCAAGGTAAGTTTGGGGGATAAGGTAATATCCTCAAGGGGAACAGATTCCGATATAATTATTGCAAGTGTTGAATCATATCTCACTGGTGTTAACAGACTTTTAGAGGAAAATGATGAGGACTTATGA
- the cgi121 gene encoding KEOPS complex subunit Cgi121, with product MDNITDNIKILGFTSEIDDVSRTLKDIDKLKDQCCDGVVIQLIDAKAIGGKRHVLQGTIQAIKAFQRGTNLANDLGIELCIRISAQRQISKALKVLGLHEGKMDICVVMIDCPDYFVDELNDMFSKNNDVFKPDIEYLKGLYNISDKQFDSMYIEDILIDKTTNLTVEI from the coding sequence TTGGATAATATTACAGACAATATTAAAATACTGGGTTTTACAAGTGAAATTGATGATGTGTCAAGAACATTAAAAGATATTGACAAATTAAAGGATCAGTGTTGCGATGGGGTTGTTATTCAATTAATTGATGCTAAGGCTATTGGAGGAAAACGTCATGTTCTTCAAGGTACAATACAGGCTATTAAAGCCTTTCAAAGGGGAACTAATTTAGCTAATGATCTGGGTATTGAGTTATGTATCAGGATATCCGCCCAAAGACAAATCTCTAAAGCCCTTAAGGTTTTAGGTCTACATGAAGGTAAAATGGATATTTGTGTTGTCATGATTGATTGTCCAGATTATTTTGTTGATGAGTTAAATGACATGTTTTCTAAAAACAATGATGTATTCAAACCGGACATCGAATATTTGAAAGGTCTTTATAATATTTCAGATAAACAGTTTGACTCGATGTATATCGAGGATATATTAATTGATAAAACTACAAATTTAACTGTGGAAATATAA
- a CDS encoding DegT/DnrJ/EryC1/StrS family aminotransferase translates to MDLLFKKPHEETKRIMSRVAIGKTPLDEKDMSFTEIAQYNLEETINHKYAHILNSGNGAIFTALASVTGKIILPNQGGWNGFKQISRFLDKPFEMVETDLGLIDLENLNDILSSLDKSVKNGFVLTSFAGYTAEQNIREISKICHDNDVILIEDVSGSIADSKSRLANGKYSDIIVGSTGSPKILNVRDGGFITSDDPSIFEDNRILLKSFKSNEITASGIVSELSFAEDNLNKTIDACMYIKSNLDNVIYPDKRGINVIVKSDNPKELSWNLKKEFNLDEHGMITRCPNYNRVKEKAVAIEIKNLDISELEKDNLDRIIEVIKKHQN, encoded by the coding sequence ATGGATTTATTATTTAAAAAACCTCATGAAGAGACTAAACGAATCATGTCTAGAGTGGCTATCGGTAAAACTCCTTTGGATGAGAAGGATATGTCTTTTACCGAGATTGCCCAATATAATCTTGAGGAGACTATAAACCATAAATACGCTCATATTCTAAACAGTGGTAATGGAGCTATTTTTACGGCACTGGCTTCTGTTACAGGTAAGATAATTCTACCTAACCAGGGTGGATGGAATGGTTTCAAGCAGATTTCTAGATTTTTAGATAAACCTTTTGAAATGGTTGAAACAGATTTGGGATTAATAGATCTTGAAAACTTGAATGATATCCTATCTTCCCTAGATAAATCCGTAAAAAACGGATTTGTTCTAACTAGTTTTGCAGGGTATACTGCGGAGCAGAACATTAGGGAAATATCCAAAATATGTCATGATAATGATGTAATATTAATTGAGGATGTATCAGGATCTATAGCGGATAGTAAATCAAGACTTGCTAATGGTAAATATTCGGATATTATTGTAGGTTCAACAGGCAGTCCTAAAATATTAAATGTCCGGGACGGTGGATTTATCACATCTGATGATCCGTCCATATTTGAGGACAATAGAATATTACTAAAATCCTTCAAGTCAAATGAGATTACGGCAAGCGGTATCGTATCCGAGCTTTCATTTGCTGAGGATAATCTTAATAAAACAATAGATGCTTGTATGTATATTAAAAGTAATTTGGATAATGTAATATATCCTGATAAGAGGGGTATAAACGTTATAGTTAAATCGGATAATCCTAAAGAATTATCATGGAATCTTAAAAAGGAATTTAATCTTGATGAACATGGTATGATAACCAGATGTCCCAATTATAATAGGGTTAAAGAAAAGGCTGTAGCTATTGAAATTAAGAATCTTGATATATCAGAGCTTGAAAAAGATAACTTGGATAGGATTATTGAAGTAATTAAGAAACATCAAAATTAG
- a CDS encoding Nre family DNA repair protein: MKGKNQRTTKHAYLERLTKDMKMKSVNVGKDLEGSTPPSVFIGHWNYPKVYAGPMMANQLGDTYIMDSPESWLNQNKSQDDILKYRMNLVRGKQLMRIDDLDNPFVEKLQDISLASKSTDAEANFLKRPRGASLSQESMPHGPSGILENFDIDAVKWDRQLEKSYYDTDLSAKDAVMRLHEKNVPFSAIQKSFSVGAFGIGKNRKLVPTRWSITAVDSSLADELLKDVRKNPILDTYRVYENEDLNNYYGIILTPTEWQFEWIEAFYKVKNNEELIFSDYETNEDKKEYSSVGGCYYTSKMVVLDALKQMNLQSGLLILREAYTGYVPMGVFNVRENIKKAMEEPYKEFEDLKSAVRYVGSNLNIPLSRYVKSSHLLNELLHTKQTSLDAFFKKEHPN; encoded by the coding sequence ATGAAAGGTAAAAATCAAAGAACAACAAAACATGCTTATCTTGAGAGATTGACCAAAGACATGAAGATGAAATCCGTAAATGTAGGTAAGGACCTTGAAGGTAGTACCCCGCCTTCTGTTTTTATAGGTCATTGGAACTATCCTAAAGTATATGCAGGACCAATGATGGCTAACCAATTAGGAGATACCTATATCATGGATTCACCAGAGTCCTGGTTAAATCAAAATAAAAGTCAGGACGATATTTTAAAGTATCGTATGAATCTAGTACGTGGAAAACAATTAATGAGGATAGATGACTTGGATAATCCTTTTGTTGAAAAACTTCAAGACATTTCACTTGCATCAAAATCCACTGATGCCGAAGCAAATTTCCTCAAAAGGCCAAGGGGTGCAAGCTTATCACAGGAGTCTATGCCCCATGGACCTAGTGGAATACTTGAAAACTTTGATATAGATGCTGTAAAATGGGACAGACAACTTGAAAAATCATATTATGATACTGACCTATCAGCCAAAGATGCTGTAATGAGGTTACATGAGAAGAATGTGCCTTTCTCAGCAATTCAGAAATCATTCTCTGTAGGTGCGTTCGGAATTGGCAAAAATAGAAAGTTAGTACCAACCAGATGGTCCATTACCGCTGTCGATTCAAGTCTAGCAGATGAACTACTTAAGGATGTTAGGAAAAATCCGATTCTTGATACCTATAGGGTTTACGAGAATGAGGATCTTAATAACTATTACGGAATCATATTAACACCTACAGAATGGCAATTTGAATGGATCGAGGCATTCTATAAAGTTAAAAATAATGAGGAACTAATTTTCTCCGATTATGAAACTAACGAGGACAAGAAAGAATATTCCTCAGTTGGCGGCTGTTACTATACAAGCAAAATGGTTGTATTAGATGCGCTAAAACAAATGAATCTGCAATCTGGTCTTTTAATATTAAGGGAAGCCTATACAGGTTACGTTCCAATGGGCGTGTTTAATGTTAGGGAAAATATTAAGAAAGCCATGGAGGAACCTTATAAAGAGTTTGAAGATTTAAAATCAGCTGTAAGATATGTCGGTTCCAATTTAAATATTCCATTAAGCAGATATGTGAAATCAAGTCACCTACTTAATGAGCTTTTACATACGAAACAAACAAGTTTAGATGCATTCTTTAAAAAAGAGCATCCAAACTAA
- a CDS encoding zinc ribbon domain-containing protein: MHGTTTKYCIYCGKKIPIDTKKCPYCLKWQEDEDDVSRNHFINSYVSPEHEMELKEKSKNKKEETRKESIQDNTQYNLNEEYSDILPIRRQLLLLLVGGWFYSVWWYYKSNTLLKDRFNKDIRPGWRTVGFIIPIVNWFMYYILLRDYEKLIRNENIESYDSILNTLIFIFIPIIGDVWTFCNVQESMNQLWQVKERNLPIRRSFTNGEIIFLVIIIVLMIFLIMTFLSLIFYSLQFLAM, from the coding sequence ATGCATGGTACAACAACTAAATACTGTATTTATTGTGGTAAAAAAATACCAATAGATACTAAGAAATGTCCTTACTGTCTTAAATGGCAAGAAGATGAGGACGACGTTTCAAGAAATCATTTTATCAATAGTTATGTATCACCAGAACACGAAATGGAATTAAAAGAGAAATCCAAAAATAAAAAAGAAGAAACAAGAAAAGAAAGTATTCAAGACAATACCCAATATAATCTTAATGAGGAATATTCCGACATACTGCCAATTAGAAGACAGTTGCTTCTTTTACTTGTTGGTGGTTGGTTTTACTCAGTTTGGTGGTATTATAAATCAAACACATTATTAAAAGATAGGTTTAACAAAGATATTCGTCCAGGTTGGCGTACAGTTGGTTTTATAATACCTATAGTTAACTGGTTTATGTATTATATTCTACTTAGGGACTATGAAAAATTAATTAGAAACGAGAACATAGAATCCTATGACTCAATCTTAAACACTTTAATATTTATTTTCATACCTATCATTGGTGATGTATGGACATTCTGTAATGTTCAGGAATCAATGAACCAGTTATGGCAAGTCAAGGAAAGAAACCTACCAATCAGACGTAGCTTTACCAACGGAGAAATAATATTTTTAGTGATTATAATAGTTCTAATGATATTCTTAATAATGACATTCCTATCATTAATTTTTTATAGTCTACAGTTTTTGGCAATGTAG
- the guaA gene encoding glutamine-hydrolyzing GMP synthase gives MFTPKGFIDEAIKNVKETIQDEKAVIALSGGVDSSVCSVLVGEAIGDNLTAIFVDHGLLRKGEAEQVIETFKDRLNFIYVDASEEFLDALKGITDPERKRKIIGKKFIDVFEREAKKIDAKYLIQGTIAPDWIESQGKIKSHHNLALPSGMVLEVVEPIRELYKDEVREIGEELGLPDAIVHRQPFPGPGLAVRVIGELTKEKIKVCQDADLIVREEVEKSGFDKELWQYFAALTNTKVTGVKGDQRDFGYLVVVRMVASFDAMTAYVPEIPWELIKNISRRITSEVPEVTHVSLSVSDKPPATIEFA, from the coding sequence ATGTTTACACCTAAGGGTTTTATAGATGAGGCTATAAAAAATGTTAAAGAAACAATCCAGGATGAGAAAGCGGTTATAGCATTATCTGGTGGAGTTGATAGTTCTGTATGCTCAGTCCTTGTTGGTGAAGCCATTGGAGATAACTTAACTGCCATATTTGTAGATCATGGATTACTTAGGAAAGGTGAAGCTGAACAGGTTATTGAAACCTTTAAAGATAGATTAAATTTCATTTATGTAGATGCATCAGAGGAATTTTTAGATGCCCTTAAAGGCATTACAGATCCCGAGAGGAAAAGAAAGATAATAGGTAAAAAATTTATTGATGTGTTTGAAAGAGAGGCTAAAAAAATAGATGCGAAATATCTTATTCAAGGTACAATTGCACCTGATTGGATTGAAAGCCAGGGAAAAATTAAATCTCACCACAACCTTGCACTTCCAAGTGGAATGGTTTTAGAAGTTGTAGAGCCTATCCGTGAATTATATAAAGATGAGGTTAGGGAAATAGGTGAGGAGTTAGGACTTCCTGATGCAATAGTACATCGCCAGCCATTTCCTGGCCCAGGTTTAGCTGTTCGTGTTATAGGTGAACTTACAAAAGAAAAAATAAAGGTATGTCAAGATGCCGATTTAATTGTCAGAGAAGAGGTTGAAAAGTCTGGATTTGATAAAGAATTATGGCAATATTTTGCTGCTTTAACAAACACAAAAGTAACTGGTGTTAAAGGGGATCAAAGGGACTTTGGATATTTAGTTGTGGTAAGGATGGTTGCATCATTTGATGCCATGACCGCATATGTTCCGGAAATACCTTGGGAACTCATAAAAAACATATCCAGAAGAATCACCTCCGAAGTTCCTGAAGTTACACATGTATCCCTTTCAGTTAGTGATAAACCACCTGCAACTATTGAATTTGCTTAA
- a CDS encoding GMP synthase subunit A, which produces MKIIIINNRGQYNHRIQRSLQNLDIPCELVSNSLTVDEIKEKEPMGLILGGGPSIELSGNSSDYIGEIDVPTLGICLGHQLIALKYGGEVETSKTESYAQVQINITEEEELLKGLGPDMDVWTSHKDEVKTLPKDFKILANSDVCDIEAMKHKDKDIYGIQFHPEVHTTPRGDEVFLNFYEICKNSL; this is translated from the coding sequence ATGAAAATTATTATTATAAATAATAGAGGTCAATATAATCACAGGATTCAAAGAAGCCTACAAAACTTAGATATACCTTGTGAGCTTGTAAGCAATTCCCTAACAGTTGACGAAATTAAAGAAAAAGAGCCAATGGGACTAATTTTAGGTGGAGGTCCATCCATTGAATTAAGTGGAAATAGTTCCGATTATATTGGTGAAATTGATGTTCCTACATTAGGAATCTGTTTAGGCCATCAATTGATTGCCTTAAAATATGGCGGTGAAGTAGAAACCTCAAAGACCGAAAGTTATGCACAGGTTCAAATTAATATTACCGAAGAGGAGGAACTTCTAAAAGGTCTTGGACCTGACATGGATGTTTGGACATCACATAAGGATGAAGTTAAGACTTTACCAAAAGACTTTAAAATACTTGCCAACTCTGACGTCTGTGATATTGAAGCTATGAAACATAAGGATAAAGATATTTACGGAATTCAATTCCACCCAGAAGTACATACCACCCCTAGAGGAGATGAGGTATTCTTAAACTTCTATGAAATATGTAAAAATAGTTTATAA